Proteins encoded together in one Cicer arietinum cultivar CDC Frontier isolate Library 1 chromosome 4, Cicar.CDCFrontier_v2.0, whole genome shotgun sequence window:
- the LOC140919956 gene encoding uncharacterized protein — protein MAGSDDDDSSTTSATVSQDESRNPSSSYYLHPGKNSGAFLINQTLQGPNYYNWSRLMKHALISKNKAKFINGKLPMPAENDALFDVWERCNMMHGRQITGPSVDAKV, from the exons ATGGCAGGTTCCGATGATGATGATTCATCTACCACTTCTGCAACTGTTTCTCAAGATGAATCGCGAAATCCATCATCGTCGTATTACCTTCATCCTGGCAAAAATTCGGGCGCTTTTCTTATAAATCAAACTTTACAAGGGCCAAATTATTACAATTGGAGCCGTTTGATGAAACATGCGTTGATCTCCAAGAACAAAGCAAAATTCATCAACGGAAAGTTACCGATGCCAGCAGAAAACGATGCGTTATTTGATGTTTGGGAGCGCTGCAATATGATG CATGGACGACAAATTACTGGTCCTTCTGTTGATGCTAAGGTTTGA